From Streptomyces sp. NBC_00237, a single genomic window includes:
- a CDS encoding Fur family transcriptional regulator — MTTAPSGARATTNTAPVKGRSTRQRTAVAAALDEVDEFRSAQELHDMLKHKGDSVGLTTVYRTLQSLADAGEVDVLRTSEGESVYRRCSTGDHHHHLVCRMCGKAVEVEGPAVESWAESIAAQHGYVNVAHTVEIFGTCAECAAA; from the coding sequence GTGACGACGGCGCCGAGCGGTGCGAGAGCGACGACGAACACCGCACCGGTGAAGGGCCGCTCCACCCGGCAGCGGACCGCCGTGGCGGCGGCGCTGGACGAGGTGGACGAGTTCCGCAGCGCGCAGGAACTCCACGACATGCTCAAGCACAAGGGCGACTCGGTGGGCCTGACCACGGTCTACCGCACGCTCCAGTCGCTGGCCGACGCCGGTGAGGTGGACGTGCTGCGCACCAGCGAGGGCGAGTCCGTCTACCGGCGGTGCTCGACGGGCGACCACCACCACCACCTGGTGTGCCGGATGTGCGGCAAGGCGGTCGAGGTCGAGGGCCCGGCGGTCGAGTCGTGGGCCGAGTCGATCGCGGCCCAGCACGGATATGTGAACGTGGCCCACACGGTGGAGATCTTCGGTACGTGCGCGGAGTGCGCGGCCGCCTGA
- a CDS encoding metal ABC transporter permease, translating to MLTDILSTAFMQRALIAAVLVGITAPAIGIYLVQRRQSLMGDGIGHVAMTGVGLGFLMQTSPVWTATVVAIAGAVIMELIRWYGKTRGDIALAMLFYGGMAGGVLLINLAPTGSNANLSSYLFGSLSTVSQEDVTAIVILAAFVVAVTVGLRRQLFAVSQDEEFARVTGLPVRALNLLVAVVAAVTVTVAMRVVGLLLVSALMVVPVAAAQQISRSFTVTFVLAVAVGTAVTLAGTVASYQYDVPPGATIVLLAIAVFIALTLLAAPLARRRARAGHSTGPTGQGDAVAPVTAKV from the coding sequence ATGCTGACCGACATCCTCTCCACCGCCTTCATGCAGCGGGCCCTGATCGCCGCCGTGCTCGTCGGCATCACCGCGCCCGCCATCGGCATCTACCTCGTGCAGCGCCGTCAGTCCCTGATGGGCGACGGCATCGGGCACGTCGCGATGACCGGTGTCGGCCTCGGCTTCCTGATGCAGACGAGCCCGGTGTGGACGGCCACCGTCGTCGCCATCGCGGGCGCGGTGATCATGGAGCTGATCCGCTGGTACGGCAAGACGCGCGGCGACATCGCGCTGGCCATGCTCTTCTACGGGGGCATGGCGGGCGGCGTCCTGCTGATCAACCTGGCGCCGACCGGCTCGAACGCCAATCTGTCCTCGTACCTCTTCGGATCGCTCTCCACGGTCTCGCAGGAGGACGTGACGGCGATCGTGATCCTCGCGGCCTTCGTGGTCGCGGTGACCGTCGGACTGCGGCGGCAGCTGTTCGCGGTCAGCCAGGACGAGGAGTTCGCGCGGGTCACCGGGCTTCCGGTGCGGGCGCTGAACCTGCTGGTCGCGGTGGTGGCCGCGGTGACCGTGACGGTCGCCATGCGCGTCGTGGGGCTGCTCCTGGTCAGCGCGCTGATGGTGGTGCCGGTGGCCGCCGCGCAGCAGATCTCGCGCAGCTTCACCGTCACCTTCGTGCTCGCCGTCGCCGTCGGCACGGCGGTCACGCTGGCCGGAACGGTCGCCTCGTACCAGTACGACGTGCCGCCGGGCGCCACGATCGTGCTGCTCGCCATCGCGGTCTTCATCGCACTGACGCTTCTGGCCGCACCCCTGGCACGACGCAGGGCCCGCGCGGGACACTCGACGGGGCCGACGGGCCAGGGCGACGCCGTGGCACCCGTGACGGCGAAGGTCTGA
- a CDS encoding metal ABC transporter ATP-binding protein: MQNDAVISLSAATAVLGSRPVLRGIDLAVQRGEVVALLGANGSGKSTAVRSVIGQVPLTGGSVELFGTPLKRFKQWARVGYVPQRTTAAGGVPATIREVVSSGRLSRTRLGLMSRADRAAVDRAIDLVGLADRAKDSVSALSGGQHQRVLIARALASEPELLIMDEPMAGVDLVSQEILAATLRAQVAAGASVLLVLHELGPLEPLIDRTVVLRDGLVTYDGPPTDGTALPGHDPHHLTKEDCHPHAAPAAASPVPTGLLT, translated from the coding sequence GTGCAGAACGACGCCGTCATATCCCTGAGCGCGGCCACCGCCGTGCTCGGCTCGCGCCCCGTGCTGCGCGGGATCGACCTCGCCGTGCAGCGCGGCGAGGTCGTCGCCCTGCTCGGTGCGAACGGCTCGGGCAAGTCCACCGCCGTACGCTCCGTGATCGGGCAGGTGCCCCTGACGGGCGGCTCGGTCGAGCTCTTCGGGACGCCGCTGAAGCGCTTCAAGCAGTGGGCCCGGGTCGGGTACGTGCCCCAGCGGACCACCGCCGCCGGAGGCGTGCCCGCCACGATCCGCGAGGTCGTCTCCTCCGGGCGGCTCTCCCGCACCCGCCTCGGACTGATGTCCAGGGCCGACAGGGCCGCCGTCGACCGGGCCATCGACCTCGTCGGGCTCGCCGACCGGGCCAAGGACTCGGTGAGCGCCCTGTCCGGCGGCCAGCACCAGCGGGTGCTGATCGCGCGGGCGCTCGCGAGCGAGCCCGAGCTGCTGATCATGGACGAGCCGATGGCCGGGGTCGACCTGGTCAGCCAGGAGATCCTCGCCGCGACCCTGCGCGCGCAGGTGGCCGCCGGGGCCTCCGTCCTCCTCGTCCTGCACGAGCTGGGCCCGCTGGAGCCCCTCATCGACCGCACGGTCGTCCTGCGCGACGGCCTCGTCACGTACGACGGGCCGCCGACCGACGGCACCGCGCTGCCGGGACACGACCCGCACCACCTGACCAAGGAGGACTGCCACCCGCACGCGGCCCCGGCAGCGGCCTCCCCGGTACCGACGGGACTGCTGACCTGA
- a CDS encoding metal ABC transporter substrate-binding protein, with protein sequence MNVRRLIPVTATAAAVSLGLLTLSACGGSSSATEGKNGGDGKDAAGKLDVIASFYPMQYLAEQIGGDKVAVTTLTKPGVEPHDLELKPKQTAQLGEADLILYLGGLQPAVDEAVKQSGAKATVDAATLTKMETHSAEAGHGHEHGAEEAGHEGHDHGHEHAEGGTDPHVWLDPVKYAEIAKGVEKALAKADPVNAATYKKNSETLVTKLDGLNVAFQNGLKNTATKTFITTHAAFGYLAERYGLEQEGISGVAPESEPSPARIKQLQKIAKEDKVTTVFFETLVSDKTANTLAKDTGLKTDVLDPLEGITDKSKGSTYIEVMQSNLEALKKALGAK encoded by the coding sequence ATGAACGTACGACGCCTCATACCCGTGACCGCCACCGCTGCCGCCGTCTCCCTCGGACTGCTCACCCTGTCCGCCTGCGGAGGCAGCTCCTCCGCCACGGAGGGCAAGAACGGCGGGGACGGCAAGGACGCAGCGGGGAAGCTGGACGTGATCGCGTCGTTCTACCCCATGCAGTACCTGGCCGAGCAGATAGGCGGCGACAAGGTCGCCGTCACCACGCTGACCAAGCCGGGCGTCGAGCCGCACGACCTGGAGCTCAAGCCCAAGCAGACCGCCCAGCTCGGCGAGGCGGACCTGATCCTCTACCTCGGGGGCCTCCAGCCCGCCGTCGACGAGGCCGTGAAGCAGTCCGGGGCCAAGGCCACCGTCGACGCCGCGACCCTCACGAAGATGGAGACCCACTCCGCCGAGGCCGGGCACGGCCACGAGCACGGCGCGGAAGAGGCCGGGCACGAGGGCCACGACCACGGCCACGAGCACGCCGAGGGCGGCACCGACCCCCACGTCTGGCTCGACCCGGTGAAGTACGCCGAGATCGCCAAGGGCGTCGAGAAGGCCCTCGCGAAGGCGGACCCGGTCAACGCCGCGACGTACAAGAAGAACAGCGAGACACTGGTCACGAAGCTGGACGGCCTGAATGTGGCTTTCCAGAACGGCCTGAAGAACACCGCCACCAAGACCTTCATCACCACCCACGCCGCCTTCGGCTACCTCGCCGAGCGGTACGGCCTGGAGCAGGAGGGCATCAGCGGCGTCGCCCCGGAGTCGGAGCCCAGCCCCGCCCGGATCAAGCAGCTCCAGAAGATCGCCAAGGAAGACAAGGTCACCACCGTCTTCTTCGAGACGCTGGTCAGCGACAAGACGGCGAACACCCTCGCCAAGGACACCGGCCTGAAGACGGACGTGCTGGACCCCCTGGAGGGCATCACGGACAAGTCCAAGGGCTCCACCTACATCGAGGTCATGCAGTCCAACCTCGAAGCGCTGAAGAAGGCCCTCGGCGCCAAGTGA
- a CDS encoding glycine--tRNA ligase, whose product MAADKIETIVSLSKRRGFVYPSSEIYGGSKAAWDYGPLGVELKENIKRQWWRAMVIAREDVVGIDSSVILAPEVWEASGHVATFSDPLTECTSCHKRHRADHLIEAYEAKHHGRTPENGLADVNCPNCGTKGQFTEPKQFSGMLETHLGPTQDTGSKAYLRPETAQGIFTNFAQVQQTSRKKPPFGIAQMGKSFRNEITPGNFIFRTREFEQMEMEFFVKPGEDEQWQEYWMEQRWNWYLDLGINPENIRWFEHPAEKLSHYSKRTADIEYRFNFGGQEFSELEGVANRTDFDLKAHSKASGHDLVYFDQEANERWTPYVIEPAAGVNRAMLAFMLDAYREDEAPNAKGVMEKRVVMGFDPRLAPVKVAVLPLSRNPQLSPKAKGLAADLRKNWNIEFDDAGAIGRRYRRQDEIGTPFCVTVDFDTLDDNAVTVRERDTMKQERVSLDMIQEYLAVRLIGC is encoded by the coding sequence GTGGCCGCCGACAAGATCGAGACCATCGTCAGCCTGAGCAAGCGCCGTGGCTTCGTTTACCCGAGCAGTGAGATCTACGGCGGCTCCAAGGCCGCCTGGGACTACGGGCCGCTGGGTGTCGAACTCAAGGAGAACATCAAGCGTCAGTGGTGGCGCGCGATGGTCATCGCGCGCGAAGACGTGGTCGGCATCGACTCGTCGGTCATCCTGGCCCCCGAGGTGTGGGAGGCGTCCGGCCACGTCGCGACCTTCTCCGACCCGCTCACCGAGTGCACCTCCTGCCACAAGCGCCACCGCGCCGACCACCTGATCGAGGCGTACGAGGCCAAGCACCACGGCCGCACCCCCGAGAACGGCCTGGCGGACGTCAACTGTCCCAACTGCGGCACCAAGGGCCAGTTCACCGAGCCCAAGCAGTTCTCCGGCATGCTGGAGACGCACCTCGGCCCGACCCAGGACACCGGCTCGAAGGCTTACCTGCGCCCGGAGACCGCGCAGGGCATCTTCACCAACTTCGCCCAGGTGCAGCAGACCTCGCGCAAGAAGCCGCCGTTCGGCATCGCGCAGATGGGCAAGTCCTTCCGGAACGAGATCACTCCGGGCAACTTCATCTTCCGCACGCGCGAGTTCGAGCAGATGGAGATGGAGTTCTTCGTCAAGCCGGGCGAGGACGAGCAGTGGCAGGAATACTGGATGGAGCAGCGCTGGAACTGGTACCTGGACCTCGGCATCAACCCCGAGAACATCCGCTGGTTCGAGCACCCTGCCGAGAAGCTCTCCCACTACTCGAAGCGCACCGCTGACATCGAGTACCGCTTCAACTTCGGCGGCCAGGAGTTCTCCGAGCTCGAAGGCGTCGCGAACCGCACCGACTTCGACCTGAAGGCGCACTCCAAGGCTTCCGGCCACGACCTGGTCTACTTCGACCAGGAGGCCAACGAGCGCTGGACGCCGTACGTCATCGAGCCCGCGGCCGGTGTCAACCGCGCGATGCTCGCCTTCATGCTGGACGCCTACCGCGAGGACGAGGCGCCCAACGCCAAGGGCGTCATGGAGAAGCGCGTCGTCATGGGCTTCGACCCGCGCCTGGCGCCGGTCAAGGTCGCGGTCCTGCCGCTGTCCCGCAACCCGCAGCTCTCGCCGAAGGCCAAGGGCCTCGCCGCGGACCTGCGCAAGAACTGGAACATCGAGTTCGACGACGCGGGCGCCATCGGCCGCCGCTACCGCCGCCAGGACGAGATCGGCACGCCGTTCTGCGTGACGGTCGACTTCGACACCCTGGACGACAACGCGGTGACCGTGCGCGAGCGCGACACCATGAAGCAGGAGCGCGTGTCGCTCGACATGATCCAGGAGTACCTGGCGGTCCGCCTCATCGGCTGCTGA
- a CDS encoding sensor histidine kinase, which translates to MNLLTRVSPGPLTSLPGRVAPERRSRRARALTRLRRDLAFVGAGVPLHLLTAPLFVWGTIEAIGLLDGSSGSAPFVLPITIALVVVAGYGLTEAQRWRFRELCGVEIPRLRFAVARRQFAYHWLVGPCLALVELAVLVLALLAVAATTVFVWVWLLPAEFRLAHHGYTTWAAFSMAAGVAALFAVPPSAAALVRLEQRIAPALLRDDKAEALQQRVSDLTESRAGAVDAADAERRRIERDLHDGAQQHLVAMALNLGIAKALWKDRTDLPPDVMEVVEEAHRAAKESIEELNNLVRGLHPSVLDELGLDPALSGLAARAPFPVRLRVDAPERTAPAVEAVAYFVVSEALTNIAKHARATRAEVAVTRLGGILRVIVTDDGTGGADPSGGTGLRGLAQRVSSVDGAFRLSSPTGGPTVMTVELPCSAAAQ; encoded by the coding sequence ATGAACCTCCTGACCCGGGTGAGTCCCGGGCCGCTCACCTCCCTCCCCGGCCGGGTGGCCCCCGAGCGGCGCTCCCGCCGGGCCCGCGCCCTGACGCGGCTGCGCCGCGACCTCGCGTTCGTCGGTGCGGGGGTGCCGCTGCACCTGCTCACCGCGCCGCTGTTCGTGTGGGGGACGATCGAGGCCATCGGGCTCCTGGACGGCAGCTCGGGCTCGGCGCCGTTCGTCCTGCCGATCACCATCGCGCTGGTCGTCGTCGCCGGGTACGGGCTGACCGAGGCGCAGCGGTGGCGGTTCCGGGAGCTGTGCGGGGTGGAGATACCGAGGCTGCGGTTCGCGGTCGCGCGACGGCAGTTCGCGTACCACTGGCTGGTCGGGCCGTGCCTGGCGCTGGTCGAACTGGCCGTGCTGGTACTGGCGTTGCTCGCGGTCGCCGCGACGACCGTGTTCGTGTGGGTGTGGCTGCTGCCCGCCGAATTCCGGCTGGCGCACCACGGCTACACCACCTGGGCCGCCTTCAGCATGGCCGCAGGCGTCGCGGCCCTGTTCGCCGTTCCGCCGTCGGCCGCCGCTCTCGTACGGCTGGAGCAGCGCATCGCGCCCGCCCTGCTGCGGGACGACAAGGCCGAGGCCCTCCAGCAGCGGGTGTCCGACCTGACCGAGAGCCGGGCCGGAGCGGTGGACGCGGCCGACGCCGAACGGCGGCGCATCGAGAGGGACCTGCACGACGGGGCGCAGCAGCACCTCGTCGCCATGGCCCTCAACCTGGGCATCGCGAAGGCGCTGTGGAAGGACCGCACCGATCTGCCGCCCGACGTCATGGAGGTCGTCGAAGAAGCCCACCGGGCGGCGAAGGAGTCCATCGAGGAACTGAACAACCTGGTGCGCGGCCTGCACCCCTCGGTCCTGGACGAACTCGGCCTGGACCCGGCCCTGTCGGGGCTCGCCGCCCGCGCGCCCTTCCCCGTACGGCTGCGGGTGGACGCCCCCGAGAGGACCGCGCCCGCCGTCGAGGCCGTCGCCTACTTCGTCGTGTCCGAGGCCCTCACCAACATCGCCAAGCACGCCCGCGCGACGAGGGCGGAGGTGGCCGTGACCCGCCTCGGAGGGATACTTCGGGTGATCGTCACCGACGACGGAACGGGCGGCGCCGACCCCTCGGGCGGCACGGGGCTGCGCGGCCTGGCGCAGCGGGTGTCCTCCGTCGACGGCGCGTTCCGCCTCAGCAGCCCCACCGGGGGACCGACCGTGATGACCGTGGAGTTGCCGTGCAGCGCCGCCGCGCAGTGA
- a CDS encoding response regulator transcription factor yields MIAEDSVLLRMGVVKILQMAGFDVVAESGDGEGLLVAVEEHRPDLAVVDVRMPPDFTDEGIRAALAVRERWPDTAVLMLSQYVEERYAAELLARHTSGIGYLLKQRVADVEEFIEALRRVADGGTALDPQVVAQLLVRRGSDPLERLTDREREVLASMAEGRSNAGIAGQLVLSESAVAKHINSILAKLDLPRAGGDHRRVLAVLRFLEGNG; encoded by the coding sequence GTGATAGCCGAGGACTCCGTCCTCCTCCGCATGGGAGTCGTGAAGATCCTCCAGATGGCGGGCTTCGACGTCGTCGCCGAGTCGGGGGACGGGGAGGGGCTGCTCGTCGCCGTCGAAGAACACCGCCCTGACCTCGCGGTCGTCGACGTACGGATGCCGCCCGACTTCACCGACGAGGGCATCAGGGCGGCGCTCGCCGTACGGGAGAGATGGCCGGACACGGCGGTGCTGATGCTGTCGCAGTACGTCGAGGAGCGGTACGCGGCGGAACTCCTCGCCCGGCACACCAGCGGGATCGGCTACCTCCTCAAGCAGCGGGTCGCGGACGTCGAGGAGTTCATCGAGGCCCTGCGCCGGGTCGCCGACGGCGGGACGGCCCTGGACCCGCAGGTCGTCGCCCAGCTCCTCGTCCGCAGGGGCAGCGATCCGCTGGAGAGGCTGACCGACCGCGAGCGCGAGGTGCTCGCGTCGATGGCGGAGGGCCGTTCCAACGCGGGGATCGCCGGGCAGCTGGTGCTGAGCGAGAGCGCGGTGGCCAAGCACATCAACTCCATCCTGGCCAAGCTGGACCTGCCCCGGGCGGGCGGGGACCACCGGCGGGTGCTGGCCGTACTGCGCTTCCTGGAGGGGAACGGCTGA
- a CDS encoding DUF6243 family protein: MTTSKNINNPVGQGGGQRKRQSRDERANNGPHRNADRQSAADKKAELLEKMRAKAAGAAEGAEGTQQS, translated from the coding sequence ATGACCACGAGCAAGAACATCAACAACCCCGTGGGCCAGGGCGGCGGCCAGCGCAAGCGTCAGTCCCGCGACGAACGGGCGAACAACGGCCCGCACCGCAACGCCGACCGGCAGAGCGCCGCCGACAAGAAGGCGGAGCTGCTGGAGAAGATGCGGGCGAAGGCGGCCGGTGCCGCCGAGGGTGCCGAAGGCACCCAGCAGAGCTGA
- the dusB gene encoding tRNA dihydrouridine synthase DusB, which yields MTSLNIGPHVVQPPVVLAPMAGITNAPFRTLCREFSGGKGLFVSEMITTRALVERNEKTMQLIRFDATEQPRSIQLYGVDAVTVGKAVRMIVDEDLADHIDLNFGCPVPKVTRKGGGSALPYKRPLLRAILHEAVGNAGDRPVTMKMRKGIDDDHITFLDAGRIAVDEGVTAIALHGRTAAQHYGGTADWDAIARLKEHVPEIPVLGNGDIWSADDALRMVRETGCDGVVVGRGCLGRPWLFGDLVAAFEGREERAKPTLREVAVVMRRHAELLGEWIGDEARGVIDFRKHVAWYLKGFSTGGEMRKKLAVASSLAEMDAHLSELDLDQPWPEGADGPRGRTSGNGRVVLPDGWLKDPYDCAGISDEAELDTSGG from the coding sequence ATGACCTCGCTCAACATCGGCCCCCATGTCGTGCAGCCGCCCGTGGTGCTCGCGCCCATGGCAGGCATCACGAACGCCCCCTTCCGCACCCTCTGCCGTGAGTTCTCCGGCGGGAAGGGCCTGTTCGTGAGCGAGATGATCACGACGCGGGCGCTGGTCGAGCGCAACGAGAAGACCATGCAGCTCATCCGCTTCGACGCGACGGAACAGCCCCGTTCGATCCAGCTGTACGGGGTGGACGCGGTCACCGTCGGCAAGGCGGTCCGCATGATCGTGGACGAGGACCTCGCCGACCACATCGACCTGAACTTCGGCTGCCCGGTGCCCAAGGTGACGCGGAAGGGCGGCGGCTCGGCCCTCCCGTACAAGCGGCCGCTGCTGCGCGCGATCCTGCACGAGGCGGTGGGCAACGCGGGCGACCGGCCCGTGACGATGAAGATGCGCAAGGGCATCGACGACGACCACATCACCTTCCTGGACGCCGGTCGCATCGCCGTCGACGAGGGCGTCACCGCCATCGCGCTGCACGGCCGTACGGCTGCCCAGCACTACGGCGGCACCGCCGACTGGGACGCGATCGCGCGGCTCAAGGAGCACGTGCCGGAGATCCCGGTGCTCGGCAACGGCGACATCTGGTCGGCGGACGACGCGCTGCGGATGGTCCGCGAGACCGGCTGTGACGGCGTCGTCGTGGGCCGTGGCTGCCTGGGGCGGCCGTGGCTGTTCGGCGACCTGGTGGCGGCCTTCGAGGGCCGTGAGGAGCGTGCGAAGCCGACGCTGCGCGAGGTCGCGGTCGTCATGCGGCGGCACGCGGAGCTGCTCGGGGAGTGGATCGGCGACGAGGCACGGGGTGTCATCGACTTCCGGAAGCACGTGGCCTGGTACCTCAAGGGCTTCTCCACGGGCGGCGAGATGCGGAAGAAGCTCGCTGTAGCGTCTTCTCTCGCCGAAATGGACGCTCATCTGAGCGAGCTTGATCTGGACCAGCCGTGGCCCGAGGGTGCGGATGGGCCTCGGGGGCGTACGTCCGGAAATGGGCGGGTTGTGCTGCCTGATGGCTGGCTGAAGGACCCGTACGACTGTGCCGGGATCAGCGACGAAGCGGAGCTGGACACGTCCGGAGGGTGA
- the ppdK gene encoding pyruvate, phosphate dikinase → MSENKEPHVAKPTSEQKFVYDFTEGNKDLKDLLGGKGANLAEMTNLGLPVPPGFTITTEACKVYLDSGDAPKELRDEVSAHLDALEAKMGKKLGQADNPLLVSVRSGAKFSMPGMMDTVLNIGLSDASVSGLAQQVGGDERFAWDSYRRLIQMFGKTVLGVDGELFEDALDEAKTAKKVKVDTDLEAADLKKLVKKFKKIVSDEAGRDFPQDPREQMDLAINAVFDSWNTDRAKLYRRQERIPGDLGTAVNVCSMVFGNLGPDSGTGVAFTRDPASGHAGVYGDYLQNAQGEDVVAGIRNTVPLADLESIDKASYDQLMQIMETLETHYKDLCDIEFTIERGQLWMLQTRVGKRTAGAAFRIATQLVDQGLIDEAEALQRVNGAQLAQLMFPRFDESAKTQLLGRGIAASPGAAVGKAVFDSYTAVKWSRSGEKVILIRRETNPDDLDGMIAAEGILTSRGGKTSHAAVVARGMGKTCVCGAEEIEVDTKRRRLTVGDTVVEEGDVVSIDGSSGKVYLGEVPVVPSPVVEYFEGRMHAGADDADELVEAVHRIMAYADRRRRLRVRANADNAEDALRARRFGAQGIGLCRTEHMFLGERREMVERLILADTDDEREEALKGLLPLQKQDFIELFEAMDGLPVTVRLLDPPLHEFLPDITELSVRVALAESRKDANENDLRLLQAVHRLHEQNPMLGLRGVRLGLVIPGLFTMQVRAIAEAAAERRNAKGDPRAEIMIPLVGTVQELEIVREEAEAVIAEVQAATGIDLKLALGTMIELPRAAITAGQIAEAAEFFSFGTNDLTQTVWGFSRDDVEASFFTAYLEKGIFGVSPFETIDRDGVGALVRSAVEAGRKTRPDLKLGVCGEHGGDPESVHFFHEVGLDYVSCSPFRIPVARLEAGRAAAQATGSDSR, encoded by the coding sequence GTGTCGGAAAACAAAGAACCCCACGTAGCGAAGCCGACTTCCGAGCAGAAGTTCGTCTACGACTTCACCGAGGGCAACAAGGACCTCAAGGACCTTCTCGGTGGCAAGGGCGCCAACCTCGCCGAGATGACCAACCTGGGTCTTCCGGTGCCTCCGGGGTTCACGATCACGACCGAGGCGTGCAAGGTCTACCTCGACAGCGGTGACGCTCCCAAGGAGCTGCGCGACGAGGTCAGCGCCCACCTGGACGCCCTTGAGGCGAAGATGGGCAAGAAGCTCGGCCAGGCCGACAACCCGCTCCTCGTCTCGGTCCGCTCCGGCGCGAAGTTCTCGATGCCCGGCATGATGGACACCGTCCTCAACATCGGCCTCTCCGACGCGTCGGTGTCCGGCCTCGCCCAGCAGGTCGGCGGGGACGAGCGCTTCGCGTGGGACTCCTACCGCCGCCTCATCCAGATGTTCGGCAAGACCGTCCTCGGCGTGGACGGCGAGCTGTTCGAAGACGCGCTGGACGAGGCGAAGACGGCGAAGAAGGTCAAGGTCGACACCGACCTGGAGGCCGCCGACCTCAAGAAGCTCGTCAAGAAGTTCAAGAAGATCGTCTCCGACGAGGCCGGGCGGGACTTCCCGCAGGACCCGCGCGAGCAGATGGACCTCGCGATCAACGCGGTCTTCGACTCGTGGAACACCGACCGCGCGAAGCTCTACCGCCGCCAGGAGCGCATCCCCGGCGACCTGGGCACCGCGGTCAACGTCTGCTCGATGGTCTTCGGCAACCTCGGCCCTGACTCCGGCACGGGCGTCGCCTTCACCCGCGACCCGGCCAGCGGTCACGCCGGTGTGTACGGCGACTACCTCCAGAACGCGCAGGGCGAGGACGTCGTCGCGGGCATCCGCAACACGGTCCCGCTCGCCGACCTGGAGTCGATCGACAAGGCGTCGTACGACCAGCTCATGCAGATCATGGAGACGCTGGAGACCCACTACAAGGACCTCTGCGACATCGAGTTCACGATCGAGCGCGGCCAGCTCTGGATGCTCCAGACCCGCGTCGGCAAGCGCACGGCGGGTGCGGCCTTCCGCATCGCCACGCAGCTCGTGGACCAGGGCCTCATCGACGAGGCCGAGGCGCTCCAGCGCGTGAACGGCGCGCAGCTCGCGCAGCTGATGTTCCCCCGTTTCGACGAGAGCGCGAAGACGCAGCTGCTGGGCCGGGGCATCGCCGCCTCGCCGGGCGCCGCGGTCGGCAAGGCGGTCTTCGACTCGTACACGGCCGTCAAGTGGTCGCGCTCCGGCGAGAAGGTCATCCTGATCCGCCGCGAGACCAACCCGGACGACCTCGACGGCATGATCGCCGCCGAAGGCATCCTGACGAGCCGTGGCGGCAAGACCTCGCACGCGGCGGTCGTCGCGCGCGGCATGGGCAAGACCTGTGTCTGCGGCGCGGAGGAGATCGAGGTCGACACCAAGCGGCGTCGGCTGACGGTCGGCGACACCGTGGTCGAGGAGGGCGACGTCGTCTCCATCGACGGCTCGTCCGGCAAGGTCTACCTCGGCGAGGTCCCGGTGGTCCCCTCCCCGGTCGTCGAGTACTTCGAGGGCCGGATGCACGCGGGCGCCGACGACGCCGACGAGCTGGTCGAGGCCGTGCACCGGATCATGGCGTACGCGGACCGGCGGCGCAGGCTGCGGGTGCGGGCGAACGCCGACAACGCCGAGGACGCACTGCGGGCGCGGCGCTTCGGGGCGCAGGGCATCGGCCTGTGCCGTACCGAGCACATGTTCCTCGGTGAGCGTCGCGAGATGGTCGAGCGGCTGATCCTGGCGGACACCGACGACGAGCGCGAAGAGGCGCTGAAGGGGCTGCTGCCGCTTCAGAAGCAGGACTTCATAGAGCTCTTCGAGGCGATGGACGGCCTGCCCGTCACGGTGCGGCTGCTCGACCCGCCGCTGCACGAGTTCCTGCCCGACATCACCGAGCTGTCGGTCCGCGTCGCGCTCGCGGAGTCCCGCAAGGACGCCAACGAGAACGACCTGCGGCTGCTCCAGGCCGTGCACCGGCTGCACGAGCAGAACCCGATGCTGGGGCTGCGCGGTGTGCGTCTGGGCCTGGTGATTCCCGGGCTGTTCACCATGCAGGTGCGGGCCATCGCGGAGGCGGCCGCCGAGCGGCGCAACGCGAAGGGCGACCCGAGGGCGGAGATCATGATTCCGCTGGTGGGCACGGTCCAGGAGCTGGAGATCGTCCGCGAGGAGGCCGAGGCGGTCATCGCCGAGGTGCAGGCGGCGACGGGGATAGACCTCAAGCTGGCGCTGGGCACGATGATCGAGCTGCCGCGCGCCGCGATCACGGCGGGGCAGATCGCCGAGGCGGCGGAGTTCTTCTCGTTCGGCACGAACGACCTCACGCAGACGGTGTGGGGCTTCTCGCGGGACGACGTGGAGGCTTCGTTCTTCACGGCGTACCTGGAGAAGGGGATCTTCGGGGTGTCGCCGTTCGAGACCATCGACCGTGACGGTGTCGGCGCGCTGGTGCGCTCCGCGGTGGAGGCGGGGCGCAAGACGCGGCCCGACCTGAAGCTGGGCGTGTGCGGCGAGCACGGCGGTGACCCGGAGTCGGTGCACTTCTTCCACGAGGTGGGGCTGGACTACGTGTCCTGCTCGCCGTTCCGCATTCCGGTGGCGCGGCTGGAGGCGGGGCGCGCGGCGGCCCAGGCGACGGGCAGTGACAGCCGCTGA